A region from the Drosophila subpulchrella strain 33 F10 #4 breed RU33 unplaced genomic scaffold, RU_Dsub_v1.1 Primary Assembly Seq141, whole genome shotgun sequence genome encodes:
- the LOC119558806 gene encoding sulfotransferase 1 family member D1-like isoform X2, giving the protein MPQSSFFAKSVPFEQIDKLAISGGYSSIFASSKPAVPVVGNWEQRFCRLADTFQPVLDRVYDFEVREDDVWIVTLPKCGTTWMQELAWLVVNKCDFETAKNVDLTLRSPFLEFNGVVPNVPHDTIAAANALPSPRLIKSHLPAWMLPRQIWTKRPKIIYVYRNPKDAAISYFHHWRGMVGYQGTKSDFMHSFIDGYVNFTPCWPHVLDFWQLRHEPNIFFTSYERMKGQLGQVIAEVAQFLDREVTEEQIQQMTQHLSFESMRDNPACNHVKEFESMKAAAGRDVEEFSNSSHRFVRRGVVGSHKDELTADIIREFDLWSDNNLRDYKLNLDDFANYSKFASA; this is encoded by the exons ATGCCCCAGTCGAGTTTCTTTGCCAAGAGCGTGCCCTTTGAGCAGATCGACAAATTGGCCATAAGTGGAGGCTACTCCTCGATCTTTGCCAGCAGTAAACCAGCGGTTCCTGTGGTCGGGAATTGGGAGCAGCGCTTCTGCCGCTTGGCGGATACCTTCCAACCAGTCCTGGATAGGGTGTACGATTTCGAGGTTCGGGAGGATGATGTGTGGATTGTGACCCTGCCAAAATGCGGCACCACCTGGATGCAGGAGCTGGCCTGGTTGGTGGTCAATAAGTGTGACTTTGAGACGGCCAAGAATGTAGATCTCACATTGAGATCGCCCTTCCTGGA GTTCAATGGAGTGGTGCCCAATGTGCCACATGACACCATTGCAGCAGCAAATGCTCTACCCTCACCGCGGCTGATCAAATCCCATCTGCCCGCCTGGATGCTGCCCAGGCAGATTTGGACCAAGAGGCCCAAGATCATCTATGTGTATCGTAATCCCAAGGATGCAGCCATCTCGTACTTCCACCACTGGCGTGGAATGGTGGGTTACCAGGGCACCAAGTCGGACTTCATGCACTCCTTTATCGATGGCTATGTGAACTTTACCCCCTGCTGGCCGCATGTCCTGGACTTTTGGCAGCTGCGCCATGAGCCCAATATCTTCTTCACCAGCTATGAGAGGATGAAGGGACAGTTGGGCCAGGTTATTGCAGAGGTTGCCCAGTTTCTGGATCGCGAGGTCACCGAGGAGCAGATCCAACAGATGACCCAGCACCTATCCTTCGAGAGCATGCGCGATAATCCCGCCTGCAATCATGTCAAGGAGTTCGAGAGCATGAAGGCAGCTGCCGGAAGGGATGTGGAGGAGTTCAG CAATTCTTCCCACAGGTTCGTTCGCCGCGGAGTCGTTGGAAGTCACAAAGATGAGCTAACCGCCGACATCATCAGGGAATTCGATCTTTGGTCTGACAACAATCTCAGGGATTACAAATTGAACCTGGATGACTTTGCCAACTACAGCAAATTCGCTTCCGCGTAA
- the LOC119558806 gene encoding sulfotransferase family cytosolic 1B member 1-like isoform X1, translated as MPQSSFFAKSVPFEQIDKLAISGGYSSIFASSKPAVPVVGNWEQRFCRLADTFQPVLDRVYDFEVREDDVWIVTLPKCGTTWMQELAWLVVNKCDFETAKNVDLTLRSPFLEFNGVVPNVPHDTIAAANALPSPRLIKSHLPAWMLPRQIWTKRPKIIYVYRNPKDAAISYFHHWRGMVGYQGTKSDFMHSFIDGYVNFTPCWPHVLDFWQLRHEPNIFFTSYERMKGQLGQVIAEVAQFLDREVTEEQIQQMTQHLSFESMRDNPACNHVKEFESMKAAAGRDVEEFRFVRRGVVGSHKDELTADIIREFDLWSDNNLRDYKLNLDDFANYSKFASA; from the exons ATGCCCCAGTCGAGTTTCTTTGCCAAGAGCGTGCCCTTTGAGCAGATCGACAAATTGGCCATAAGTGGAGGCTACTCCTCGATCTTTGCCAGCAGTAAACCAGCGGTTCCTGTGGTCGGGAATTGGGAGCAGCGCTTCTGCCGCTTGGCGGATACCTTCCAACCAGTCCTGGATAGGGTGTACGATTTCGAGGTTCGGGAGGATGATGTGTGGATTGTGACCCTGCCAAAATGCGGCACCACCTGGATGCAGGAGCTGGCCTGGTTGGTGGTCAATAAGTGTGACTTTGAGACGGCCAAGAATGTAGATCTCACATTGAGATCGCCCTTCCTGGA GTTCAATGGAGTGGTGCCCAATGTGCCACATGACACCATTGCAGCAGCAAATGCTCTACCCTCACCGCGGCTGATCAAATCCCATCTGCCCGCCTGGATGCTGCCCAGGCAGATTTGGACCAAGAGGCCCAAGATCATCTATGTGTATCGTAATCCCAAGGATGCAGCCATCTCGTACTTCCACCACTGGCGTGGAATGGTGGGTTACCAGGGCACCAAGTCGGACTTCATGCACTCCTTTATCGATGGCTATGTGAACTTTACCCCCTGCTGGCCGCATGTCCTGGACTTTTGGCAGCTGCGCCATGAGCCCAATATCTTCTTCACCAGCTATGAGAGGATGAAGGGACAGTTGGGCCAGGTTATTGCAGAGGTTGCCCAGTTTCTGGATCGCGAGGTCACCGAGGAGCAGATCCAACAGATGACCCAGCACCTATCCTTCGAGAGCATGCGCGATAATCCCGCCTGCAATCATGTCAAGGAGTTCGAGAGCATGAAGGCAGCTGCCGGAAGGGATGTGGAGGAGTTCAG GTTCGTTCGCCGCGGAGTCGTTGGAAGTCACAAAGATGAGCTAACCGCCGACATCATCAGGGAATTCGATCTTTGGTCTGACAACAATCTCAGGGATTACAAATTGAACCTGGATGACTTTGCCAACTACAGCAAATTCGCTTCCGCGTAA
- the LOC119558812 gene encoding sulfotransferase 1E1-like translates to MERVQVTPRSFPTNLIDKDWANRKHLYKKNSDHFLSLVHDMKLRDDDVWVVTRPKCGTTWMQELSWLLLNNFDFAGALAKDQELRSPYLEFGFSLLDDVQKSFGPVEELKSPRLIKSHLPLALLPSKLWEGQHKVIYVFRNPLDHWVSLYYHGVTFGFNYGKTLHQYFDEVIASDDFATEIIEHAHEFYQLRNEPWVFYTSFERMKKDLRGVINEVSSFLNKPVDEQQMEKLLKHLSFEEMKKNPTTNHLWELAQIKHINARKEEHPFVRRGNVNGYKDELTPEQIDRANISIQRILEKKSVTMDELLLQNVL, encoded by the exons ATGGAACGTGTTCAGGTCACCCCGCGGAGTTTTCCCACAAACCTCATAGATAAAGACTGGGCGAACCGCAAGCATTTGTATAAAAAGAACTCCGATCATTTTCTTAGTTTGGTGCATGACATGAAACTTAGAGACGATGATGTTTGGGTAGTAACTCGTCCAAAATGTGGAACCACCTGGATGCAAGAGTTATCGTGGCTGCTGCTCAATAATTTCGACTTTGCGGGGGCATTGGCCAAGGATCAAGAGCTACGAAGTCCATATCTTGA GTTTGGTTTCTCTTTACTTGATGATGTGCAAAAATCTTTCGGGCCTGTCGAGGAATTGAAATCTCCGCGACTGATCAAATCGCATCTTCCCCTGGCTCTACTCCCCTCGAAACTTTGGGAGGGACAGCACAAAGTGATCTATGTGTTCCGGAATCCCCTAGATCACTGGGTATCTCTATATTATCACGGTGTGACATTTGGGTTTAATTACGGCAAAACTTTGCATCAGTATTTTGATGAGGTCATAGCCTCTGATGACTTTGCAACGGAGATCATTGAACACGCACATGAATTCTACCAACTGAGAAACGAGCCCTGGGTCTTCTATACTAGTTTTGAGAGAATGAAGAAAGATCTGCGAGGAGTGATCAATGAAGTCTCCAGTTTTCTAAACAAACCCGTTGACGAACAACAAATGGAGAAACTCCTCAAGCATTTGTCGTTTGAAGAAATGAAGA agAATCCAACCACGAATCATCTGTGGGAGTTGGCCCAAATCAAACACATAAATGCTCGCAAGGAGGAGCATCC ATTTGTGCGACGTGGAAATGTTAATGGCTATAAGGATGAGTTGACGCCCGAACAAATTGACAGGGCTAACATCAGTATTCAAAGGATTCTCGAGAAGAAATCTGTGACAATGGACGAACTGCTGCTCCAGAATGTTCTATAA